Sequence from the Nilaparvata lugens isolate BPH chromosome 10, ASM1435652v1, whole genome shotgun sequence genome:
ACAAATAAGTAATTAATTATGGTTTGATTAGAATCGATTGTAAAATATTAAAGGAGGTTCCACAAGCATAGCGAAAGATAAGTAACTAcaaaatatgaatactatatATTATGGTCTGattaaaattgattggaaaatattttaggAGGTTCCACAAGCCTAGCGAAAGACAAGTGACCACAAAATTTGTATACTATCTTCACCTGAAAATATGAACGTTAACAGAAACGTTTTAAACAGTACAATCTATGAAAAAATGTTGGGCACTTGTAAgatcaattttgtatttttatggTTGTATCCCACATATTGACCAggtattatattaaaatttagaactcaattgataaaacaaatttttgatatttatacttttaatataaaaacGCTTATACAAAGTGGTGAAGAAGTAAGTCAAAATTACAACTTTGCAATTCACATTTCATCATAACCTCAATTTCGTACTTAAAATCTCTTAAAACTTACTTTCCTTTAATGTTACAAATTATTAAATACAAGTTTACTGTTCATCATAGCCAGACTAATAAAAACAACACTGTATCACTTTGGACGCAATAATAGGTAGAATAAAATCCGTCGCTTAAACGGAGCTCCATAAGTTTGTAAACTGGCCAAAGATTTAAATGCTACAGAATTAGTACGGCCTGCTACGGTCCCTTCCACCACTGTAAACAAAcaacaatcaaaattattagTAAACATAGTCTATAATGCACTAAAAAGAAACAATTCACGACTTCCTTATTAGAAAGTAAGAAGATAGGAAATAGAAACTAGAAGATAGATTATATTGAATCAACCGGACACTATCGTTAATCTTCATGGTTGATGAAATATATCATCCTATCATAAAATAGTCAATTTGGGGAATAAAAAGAACGTGAATGTTCATGTAAGAGTAATAAcaaaatgaagtgaataattcaGATGTATCTCTGTCTTTCACAGAAAATTAGCTGAAAAGCTACTTGACTGAAAACATTGTTAGTTTCTACTCACCTATTAAAAtagtaataaatcaataataattattgaaataaagtaGAGTTTAAATACTGAAATTATGTTACAGGACCATGGGTTCTTGTACAATCTTGTACATCTTTGAAAGATTCCACAATATCTACATTGAGTTGGACAGTAATTTTCCGACTGACACAAAATGTTAGATGTGGGAAGTGCAAACTGAAAGGAAAACTGCAGATTTATAACCATTACCAGTAATTTTGAAAGAGAATTTATCCATGTATACCCTTCTATAATAAACATTTGCATGTTTAAACCTCACCGTTTCATCAAGGTAAATTTCGAAAGCAAGTGcgatattctattattattcagtTTCACGTTATTTCTAGAACACAATCGTTGAATTCCAAATGTTTTAGAAATAGGCAACTGGAATGGAAATGCGTGGTAGACAGGCCACTAACGGTACAACATGCATTCACTTACACAGTCGACTTACATTGTTCTGCCATCACTGCTGTGATTACAGCGAAGCGCTTCGAGCaacattttttgaggttaggttttagtATTTCcgatttttgttgtttattttttctacgCTGCTCTAAaattgaggttaaattatttttctatcattaaaattagtgattttccagtggtttattttatgttagaagacTCACGCTGACGacagctgtgatgacacaacaatgtcgACTGTGTATGtgcatgcatgttctaccgctaaggcgcacaccagttagtcaagacaagacatgatcagacatgtttagtcacaatacttcacatttttgcttatgacgcaactcaaactgattaggctaggcacacaccagttagtcaagacatgtttagtcacaatacttcacattctTGCTTATgatgcaactcacactgattagtcattgcaattagacaatcatgtcttcataagcaactatgtgaggtattgtgactgatcatgtcttgtcttgtcttgatcAACTGTGCCTAGCCTGAGAAACGTTTATAGCCGcaacagaaaaaatatttcctgAACCTATTGTAAGAAAAACAAGTATATTTCACTTGAATGACagtgatatatttttttgttattgtaaataaatttacaaaaacttCATAGCTAACCTGTCTCCTCGCATGGGACCTCCACGTCCGCCCCCGCGACCTCCCCTATCTCCACCGCCACGGCCTCCGCCAAATCCACCGCCGCCGCCTCCAAAGCCACGTCCGCCGCCTCCGCGGCCACCACCCCGGTCCATGCCACCTCCACGACGTCCGCCGCGATCACCGCCTCCGCCACCGCCTCCACTGCCCCCGGCATAAGCGCCGCCCGGCTTCGGCTCGTTGCACCGGTTGCAGAGCTGACGCCACGCGAAGTTGGTGTTGCTGCAGTCGGGGTTCGGGCACTTCCAATCACCTTCTCGACCTCCAAACCCTAGAACGTTGCAGTATCAAAACAATCGACACCCGGGTGGCTTCCACCCAAACACTACAGTTAACAACACTAAGGATTGCCACTACAACGACACTGCCacgacaggacatgcatgataaacatgtgtgTTCACACATatcatctttattattattaatcaatcatCCATTGACCACCCATGGATGGGGCATGCGGATTCGTCAAAATTTAAGTCCATTATCTAAATATGACTATATTTTAATATGATTTAACCTAACTTCCCAAACGTTGCTCATAATGAGCAATAAATTCCTCCCTTGAATATGGAGATATATCCAGTAACTCCCTCTTCAATCGAGCTCTAAACTCCCAACCTGTGAATTCCTTCAGAGGTCGtggtaatatattatataatcttaTACCAGAGCTTTTTACACCTCGCTCATATAGAGCCGTATGATGGGCATCTGTTGCGTCATCACAGCGAAAAGTTTCAAACAAAAGTTTTTGAGGATGGTTTTTTGTATCTCCGAAAAAGTTTTTGTAcattttttcttcgctgctctatttgaggttaaattatttttgtatcattataatgtgtaatttatttatttatttatttacaatgtcaaggaagactacaggcattacgCCCAAATCAGTCTTCACTACTATTTACCAACAAATTGAACAtgtaagaaatgaaaaataaatggtaATACAATGGAAGATACGGAAGATGATATTATGATACCAAATTCATACAGTGAGTGCTGTGTAGCAATTAGGTATAAATAACATGGTATAAATATAAGCATGGTGAATGGTAAGCATGTGAAAGTAGAgattgattaaaataaaaataactaatattaatacaaaaaatgaattatgttaaatttaatttaaagcttatttccCAGTGATTTAATTAtcgttattggttgtttatttcacgttagaagcctctcgctgacgACAAAACATTTACGATTCATTGTTGTTTATTTCTTCTTAGCTGCTCTTtttgaaatcaaattatttttatatcactATAACTTGTAATTtcccagtggtttatttattgttattggatGTTGATTTTATGTTTTTTGCTGATGAAAAAACATGAcatgaacatgtgtgtgtgtatgcaTGATAAACAAGCGTGTCCTACCGAGAGTGGCCGGCCTTACGGAGCGTTTTAGTTCCTGGTGAAATCCACTCTTAGTTGCAAtttatcattttgaaaaaaaatgacagAAAAGCTTATTTGATTTTTCCGTTTTTACATCGAGTACATGAACATAACACTTGTAGGAAAACATGATATTTATTACTAATGTAGATAATCTGCttcatgttttattttaaaatatgctATTGTAAGGCTCGAACACTAGTTCTGGATTCATAAAATTCTATATTATAGCAGCATAatgccatttaaaagcaaaagaCAAACTGATAGATCTTAAAGCTGTTCAACAGGCTAAAAagactttttactggtgatatttttcaaaacatttttgaaatgtaaGGCTAtcgagctatcaaaataaaaatattttcttaataattttttttacatttttcggtgagagataaattcatgaaattttgaggataacagctcttcatggtattgttgattgagtgaaatggaaatattaattttcgaTGAGTATTCCATATTCAACAAAAGACAGAAAGTAACTCGAACAACTCTCAAAaactgatattttcagaaaatttttgtagtattcaatcaacaataccatggagaatttttatcctcaaaatttcatgaatttatttatcttttaccgaatttgaaatgatctgtcccaaaaacTTTAGCTTTAGGTGCTCATACCTCAAAAAGGTATTCTTggataacttttttattttgatatgttaataGTATACAAACCATAAACCTTTTAATTAAAactgaaatattcaatttgCCAAAAATGCACAGGGAGATTGTAATCACTGATGCAGAAGGACGATAACGATccaagagaaagaagaaatattGGGCTGATCGAAAAGCCACACAGCTTCAGAACCAAGGACGTTTTTAGTTGATTGACTAAAGTGGTTCTATGTGGCCAAAAAAGACGAAAAAAGTATACAaaccgaaaaactttgaaaaatatcaccaatatAGTGTTTTTTAgccttttgcacagccttaatgtttGAGTAACTCACCACTGCCCCCCCTGTCACCGCCTCCGCGATCGCCGCCGCTTGACCTTCCGCCGCCTCCATCTCCATTCCTGTCATTCCTGTAGCCTCCGCCGCCTCCACGGCCACCACCTCCACGACCGCCCCCGCGGCCTCCCATGTCGCCACCTCCACCACCGCCTCCCCGGCCACGACCGCCCGTGAAGTTGTCCTTCTTCGTCGCCATCTGCACTTTGATTGTTGCGCCGTTGAAGTTTTTGCCTATACACACAAAATCAAACACTTAcaacacttgaaaatgacattaatataaattgaggATTAAAAAGCGGTActtacattttcaatttcaagataaataagaaataagagTAGCCGTAACCAAAAAGTTAACCCTTACAACAGCctgttttgtaataattataaggCTGGGCgaacaccagttagtcaagacaagactagtcacgcttagacacgtttagtcacaatacttgacacagttgcttatgaagacatgtctaattgcaatgactaatcagtgtgagttgcgtcataagcaacaatgtgaagtattgtgactaaacatgtctgatcatgtcttgtcatgactaactggtgtgcgccagCCTTAGCTTTAAAACGTTACCTAGGAACCGAGCCTCGACCTGAATACCCAGCTAGGTAACTCGACATTCATTTAttactcatttattcatatgctaTTTATACAGTTATTGTTTAAATAAAACCCTATGATCATAATCTACTTATGACCATGGAGGAGAAATTAGGTTTTGAGCCTGTACcatttctttctcaattttttatataaaaagttattgaattattttagtgtgtagaaatttcaaaattaaattatcgCATAATTTCAACGACAATTGACTGACCGTCAAACCAGTTGATAGCTGAGCGAGCAGCATTGCTGTCGTCATAGGTGACAGTGGCTTCACCCTTCGGCCGTCCGGTCACCTTGTCGTTGTACATCCATATCTTCGCCTTGCCTGTCCTCTTGTCAGTCTGcaaaaaattgatcaataaataatttcatccaatacaatattatacataaaagaaatcaaaatgCAAAACATCACATTAAAAAACGAAAATACAACAATCACTCCAACAAACACAATCATATTCTTTCCCATGATTCATCCTCATTATTTTCGTTCATTGTTGGTGAGATGTAgtgatattttatcaataacaaaacaCTGGAatgttgtctagaaatatcaCGAAATCATTTCAAAAAAAGATAGATGCATGTTTCTACACCAATGGTATTATCGTATTATTCTAATTTGTTTATCCAATTTCCCCAGATTATGATCAACTTAAAGGCTGGTCATGCAGCCTTTCAGGGTCCTCGTTTATTTAATGTCTTACCTGTCGATATTTCTAGAGTCCTCCTTATCGATTTTCTGTAGAAGGTTAAGACTGTATTTATCGGCTTCATAAATTGTTTCGTTTCGtttcattgaaatatgtttaactTTATTCTGTAAACTAGGCTATACAAACTAAgcattgtaatcaatttgtttctttttgtggaagatgtgtatttttgtttagattgtTTAATGGCATAAGATAATACTATTTATGTAAGTAGCTCTATATAGTACTTGAAGCAGCTGAATCgtttttcttatatattttctgtaattcataAGACGAACCACTCCTCGACTCAGGCCT
This genomic interval carries:
- the LOC111044504 gene encoding RNA-binding protein cabeza isoform X5; amino-acid sequence: MDPQLPIKWRHLPRSAQVVTLLPLTTSRASHPATSSPRLPPGAATALAEAAAMIAAVAVAMVAEAVEAAVTEVAAEAGMDLAVEAVVEVMAVGVVEAATPVEVVEAVAMAAVEAVEAGAEVVSRGGGGGGGRGGGSGGGGGGFDRGGDDYIVQEDTVFVSGMTAETSENDIKSHFGSIGIIKTDKRTGKAKIWMYNDKVTGRPKGEATVTYDDSNAARSAINWFDGKNFNGATIKVQMATKKDNFTGGRGRGGGGGGGDMGGRGGGRGGGGRGGGGGYRNDRNGDGGGGRSSGGDRGGGDRGGSGFGGREGDWKCPNPDCSNTNFAWRQLCNRCNEPKPGGAYAGGSGGGGGGGDRGGRRGGGMDRGGGRGGGGRGFGGGGGGFGGGRGGGDRGGRGGGRGGPMRGDSGGRDRSRPY
- the LOC111044504 gene encoding RNA-binding protein cabeza isoform X6 translates to MDPQLPIKWRHLPRSAQVVTLLPLTTSRASHPATSSPRLPPGAATALAEAAAMIAAVAVAMVAEAVEAAVTEVAAEAGMDLAVEAVVEVMAVGVVEAATPVEVVEAVAMAAVEAVEAGAEVVSRGGGGGGGRGGGSGGGGGGFDRGGDDYIVQEDTVFVSGMTAETSENDIKSHFGSIGIIKTDKRTGKAKIWMYNDKVTGRPKGEATVTYDDSNAARSAINWFDGKNFNGATIKVQMATKKDNFTGGRGRGGGGGGGDMGGRGGGRGGGGRGGGGGYRNDRNGDGGGGRSSGGDRGGGDRGGSGREGDWKCPNPDCSNTNFAWRQLCNRCNEPKPGGAYAGGSGGGGGGGDRGGRRGGGMDRGGGRGGGGRGFGGGGGGFGGGRGGGDRGGRGGGRGGPMRGDSGGRDRSRPY